In Deinococcus maricopensis DSM 21211, the sequence CCACGCGAACTGCGGAGGGTTAGGCGCTGCGGGGCGGCGCGCACGTCACCGCCTGCGCGTACTGCTCGGTGCGCCCACAGGATGTCCGGTGTGGCCATGAGCACATCATGCGCGGCGACCGGCAGCGTCCGCCATCGGTACCGCCGCTGCGCGGCGCGGGCATTCAGGCCGTCCCGTCGGAGCGCCGCGTCATTATCCGCGCGCGCGTGGGGTTCGTCGAGTGTGAGCGTGCCGGCCCACGGGTTTACGCGCTTCAGGAACGCCGCCCAGGTGTGCGCCGCTCCGAGGGCCGCCGCGCGCCGCGCGACCTGCTCGGGCTGCACGCTGAAACGCTCGTGCAGTGCGCGCAGGTCGAGGTAATCGGCGGGTTTCGGCTGACCGGCGTCCGCGCTCCAGCAGCGTGTGAGGGCGACCAACAGCGCGGCGTCCACGGGGGTGAGCACGCGCGCGCGGGCGTCCCCAGGGCCACGTCGTGCGCGTCGTGAATCATTGCCCGCGTGACGCGCCGGACGTGGGCGTCGCGGCCCATACCGAATCCGGTGATGCAGCGGTGCACGTCGAGGCGCGCGTGCCCGCTGGGGCTGTACGCGTGAGCGACCTCGTGCGTCCACAGGGCGCGCGTCGATCAGGCCGTCGTCCGTCCAGCCGTGGTGCCGCGCCACCAGGAGCGCGCGCGGAGCGTGCGGCGCAGGGAGCCACAGGTCCACATCCCCGTAGGGGCGCGCGGCTGGGTCCGCGTGCGTGAAGAGGGCGTGCGCGAAGCCCTTCAGCAGCACGGGCGTGATCCCGGCGGCGTTCCAGGCACGCAGCAGGAAGGTGACGTCCGCACGGACGCGCATGTGCCGGGCGAGCAGCGCAAGCCGTGGGCGGTCCAGCGCGGCCCGCAGCGGGTGCGCGTCCGTGAGCTGCGCGCGGATGGCGGCGGCGAGCCCGAGCGCGATCATGGCGGGGGCGTCTTCGAGGCGCAGGTGGTTGGCCGGGCCGGTCAGTGCGCGCGCGAGGGCGTCAGGGGTCACGCCCTGACGATAGCGCCCAGCCCGTGCATACGGCTTCAGCGTTCCATGGGTGCCGCGCTCGGTGGTCCGGCCTGCTTGCGGGACGCCCTGCCAATGCAAGCAGGGTGCCTTTACGCTCACGGTATGGTTTCTCGTTTTGTCCGCTGGGGGGCAGCCCTCGCCCTCGTTCTGTCTTCCGCTGTGCACGCCGAGACGCAGGAAAAGCGGATTCCTGGCACGAAGGCGTTCTACTGGGCTTTCCGGGATCCGTACACCGGGCAGAACATGGGGACGGTCATTCTGGACGCCGAGCAGACCAACCGCGCCAGCCTGTTCATGAAGTGTCTCGGGGACGGCAACCTGAACTTCTTCGTTTCGACACCGGTACGGCTTCTGGCGGACGA encodes:
- a CDS encoding lasso peptide biosynthesis B2 protein; the protein is MTPDALARALTGPANHLRLEDAPAMIALGLAAAIRAQLTDAHPLRAALDRPRLALLARHMRVRADVTFLLRAWNAAGITPVLLKGFAHALFTHADPAARPYGDVDLWLPAPHAPRALLVARHHGWTDDGLIDARPVDARGRSRVQPQRARAPRRAPLHHRIRYGPRRPRPARHAGNDSRRARRGPGDARARVLTPVDAALLVALTRCWSADAGQPKPADYLDLRALHERFSVQPEQVARRAAALGAAHTWAAFLKRVNPWAGTLTLDEPHARADNDAALRRDGLNARAAQRRYRWRTLPVAAHDVLMATPDILWAHRAVRAGGDVRAAPQRLTLRSSRGPQFAQVVSAVRGVTWVTRLLYPHASERGVCLPRSLALYHALLRRGLHATFVSGVRRAADGIAGHAWVEWPRELRDFEEPRVRDAYRVTFKVSPER